The nucleotide sequence GAGTTGTTCCTCAGGGTGGGCGCTAGGTCTCACCGGCGTTGAGGCGGAGAGGAGGATCGCCAAGAcgatgacggcgacgatgcACTGGTACCAGAGGTGCCCGGACCTGCGGCAAGCTCTGGGACTCATCGCACACACCGACTCCGGCTTATGCTCCAGAGCATTGTGTCAGGGCTGTAGCTATTCCGGCGAGGACTAGACCGGTGGGTGGCGGTGCCGGCGATCGTTCCGGGCAACTTCGTCCTCAACGTCGGCGACCTCTCTTCCACATGCATACTCACCAACGGCCGCTTCCACAGCGTATACCACCGCGCCGTCGTCAACCGCGACCGTGACAGGATATCGCTCGGATACTTCCTCGGCCCGCCCGCCGGACGTCAAGGTGGCGCCGTTGACGGACGCCGTGTCGCCCGGCCGGAGCGCCGCCTACCGCGCCGTCACGTGGCCGGGGTACAAGGCCGTCCGCAAGAAGGCCTTCACCACCGGCGGCTCCGCCCTCAAGAtgatctccaccgccgccgccaccgacgatcGAACACAACGACGTAACCGACGTTGTCGTGATGTCAAATTTACCCCTAATCTGTCTTAGTACTTTACTATTGTACCCTTAAGAATAAACGGTTCAGATTAGTTCTACTTGTAGTATAATACTTTCAGTATAAAGCACCGGAGCGTTGCCCTTTTATAATATAAGTAGTAGAATTTCGCACTACACTGTATCTTCGAATGACCTAAAATTACTATAAGCATGCAGGTTTCTGAGATATTTGTAACAGAAGAAACAATATATATCCCTTCGAGGCGACATTTCCTGCTAACCCAAAAGACTGCTTCAGACAAACGATGGCACTGTCTGGTTCAAGTGATCCGACTTTATATTTCTTCAGCATTTCATAAAATGTGCCGGCTAACCTAATAACCGTCTGCTTTGCCTGCATAATAAGGAAAATAGTCAATATACTGTTTATGCAGCTCGCCACAACAGATATAAAACCAGAGGTAACAAATATGTGACCAAAAGCACATTTCTGCAAACTGAACAACATTCAGCAGAAGTTAGTCACTACTTAAAAATTGTAGCAGAAGCATGCATAGTCCGAAGGAGCGAGGAAAATATCATATGATCCTGTTGAAGTGTGTTAACATTGGATTCCAACAACTACTTTCTGATTCTAGTGAAGAATAATCTAAGATTTCCTATGTCGAGTCACATGAAAAATTGACTTGGACCTCAGTGCCTATTACTTTCATTGTCAAACTACAAGAGGAATCAAGTTGTATACACCAATTTGACATTATGGctatgtttagatccagggtgtaaagttttagtgtgtcacatcaaatatacggacacacatttaaagtatccGTCtaataagcctaattaatccgtctaataagtctaataacaaaacaaattacagaattcgTCTGTaaaccgcaagacgaatttattaagcctaattaatccgtcattagcaaatgtttactgtagcaccacattgtcaaatcatggcacaattaggtttaaaaagatttgtctcgcaatttacacgcaatttgTGTAACTACTTATttttttcgtctatatttaatactccatgtatatgtccaaatgttcgatgtgataggatgtaaaattttgccaggggatctaaacaggcctatACTTATGAAAATAGTTCTCTTTTAAATACCCATGTTCAGGCTCTGTATTCTCACCATGCCACCATGCTCATCACAATTATCAGGCTCTGGGTAATCCCACGAAAACTAACCGATCAACACACACAGAGAAGTTTGACATTATATTCAATCAAATGGGGACACTCGTGccgattcgttaaaaaaaagtagtttgAGGTTTTGGACAATTATTAAGTTCTGCCTCACTATGCTGCATAGATATCTGAAACTACATTATGGAaagtaaaaattcaaatttcaattgACCATTTTGTAAAAAGGAAGTAGTTTGCAATGCAGGCTATCACTGTCTGACTATGTAGTATGAGTATGAAACGCTGGATACCAGGGAGGGACCTGGTATCGATTATATTAAGAGGGCAGCATAACTCTCAGTCTGGAGCCATACTATTGTGCAAACTCAAAAGTAAAATATAACACAAAATGCAACAGCAACTTTTAAAACCCCACAAAAGGATGTAATAGAATATCATTTCAAATCAAATGTATAAGATGGAAATTTCCTAAATAATATTAACTACATTTACCTTTAAACAGGATCTGAGCTTGGGGTGAAGCTCTTTTGTATTTTAGTAACTCACTGAGCGCATCCTCATTAGACATTAGGCATTTATCACCATGAGTAACAGATATTGTGCGAAGAAGACTTGCTTTAGAGAGAATCAGCTCTATAAAAGACATTTCATTTGGAAGCCAACTAATTCTCGTTATCTGTACAATTTGAAGGTTGGCGCACATGCCACCAGTCCACTCTGCATTTTGGAACACCCCATTTGCCTCAACTTTCTGCTCGTTATCAGTGATCTTCACAAACAGAAATAAAAAATTGTAAGGAGAGAGAGATAACCTTCAAACAGTGCACATATATTCAACTTGCGAGGCAACATTCAACCTTACCATTATTTTGAGTTTTTCGAGATTCGGAGCATTCCTTAGTAAGCAAAAAATCGTTAAAATCGCGGGCAGTTCACAGAAGTCCATGTATAACTTCAAGCTCTTCAAGCTCTTCAAGCTGTCAAAGGTGCATGGAAGTGTCTCTAGTATCTTAGCTCCATTTGACTGAAAGATATGAAGAAAACAGGTACTCCATCAGAACTTAAAAGTTGAAACTGGATGGATAGAAATAATCAAAGGacatattatgttttttttcccttctgtCCAAACAAGACCAAAAACACATATCCCTTTATTGAAGGAAATGTTCCACATTGTTAATTTGTCAAGGAGAACACAGGCCCACAGCCCACATATCCAACTAGGGGATAAACCTTTTTTCTAGAGCGAAAGTAAGGAGTCTAATGTAGCAAATCAGAAAGGTAAAAGGCCATCGGACTACCAAGTTGGAAGACAAATGAGTTACTGAAAGCATACGGATGCCAATATATATTCACCATAAGAATATGTGCACAATCACATAATCCCTTGTATGACAGTAATATCTACAATTCTTTGTATGACAGTAATATCTACAATTCTTTGTATGACAGTAATATTTACAGATTAGGAGACAGCACAGAAAGTTTGCTACGTTTATGTCACCCAGCAAACATGATCCTAATATCCTATCCACAAGAGGTTATGCAACCAACAACAGTCATGATCATATAATTGTTGTCGATAAATCATATAATTTCACATATTCAACTCTGCAGTTTAATCAGCGAGCAAGTATTTTGATTCAACCTAAACATCAACCATTTTAAAGTAAAATGATcacctattttttttagaggaaaCTAATTATCAACTGGCAAgagaaaaacaagaaacatTTGGAGGCATCAGAATGTACCGGTTGATAGGACACAAAGAGGTGAAGCTTCCTAACATGAAGAAGCTTGCCGAGAAACTCGGCGAAATCACGGCCACCAAGATAATCCCACAAATCGATGACGGCAGAACGCAGGCGTGGCAAATCCAAAAGGTTCCATCCATAATCGTTCGGCGAACAAATCGTTAGATGCTGGAGATTGGGCGCTCGAATCACCCAATTTATGATATCGTCTCCATCGATGAAGATTCCAGATAACACTAGCATCTCAAGCAATGGGGAATTCTCGATGATCTCCTCCAGTTGGTACTCCCCGCCCGCTCGCAGCCACACGTGGTCGAGGGTTAGGCTCCTCAGGTTGGGGAATCCGGCGAAacccggcgggagcggcgggatgtCGCAGGCGAAGAGGTTGAGGTAGGCGAGGCGGTCGCAGGAGAAGACGGAGGAGTGGACGGCGAGGTGGTTGTGGATCGGCGACGCGAGGTCGAGGGACtcgacgccgcggcgcgcgaGGACGAGGATCCAGTCATGGGCGCGGCGGGTGGTGAGCTTGTCGACGTATGCGCTGAAGCTCCGGACGCGGCCGGGGCAGGCAGCGGAGGAGgacgccgtcgacggcggccaGCGCCGCGCCCTCCTGGTGCGGGAAGGGGAAAGAGATGTCGAGGGACGGGAGGGACTCCCACCGCCGGCGCCAGGCGCGGGAGAGCGCGGAGGTGCGGACGGCGTCGCGGAGGCCGAGCCGGGTCAGGACGCCGTCGAGGACGTCCGGCGGCAGGGAGATCAGCGCGtccttcgcctcctcctcctcctcccccccggGAACAGCAGCCTCCGCCGTCCGACACTTCTTgtgacggtgcggcggcggcggcggctccattCCTCCGGCGGTTTCGAGGCAGTGCACTCTTTCCGCCGACGCGGTGGAACAAAATGGCGCGCAGCTGGGtggggaaggaaaaaaaagcgcGGGAAAAGAGCACTCGCGTCGCGCCGGCGAGATCATGTGAACAAGCGCAACTACGGGCCACACCACAAGCACATAAGTTTTCCGGCCCAAAATATCCCGCTTTCCAAAATCTCCATGTCAAATATTCTAGTTGAAATTTATCAGAATTTCTAGTTTTTAGTTTGATTTTCGTGTTTCCTACTAATTAAAGTGGGATATTGATTATTGAAGGGGTTTCTGTTCAATTTTCTCTTGACAGCTGAGGCATCAATATCCATGTCCAGAACGTATTCGGCAATTGATTATTCGCGCATCAATATCCATGTCCAGAACGTATTCGGCAATTGATTATTCGCAATAGGACACTGTTTAATTAGGtcccttttaaaattattaaatcactagaaaaaataccagTGTGTTACAACGGGTATATGCTATTTAaattttattgttgttatatggtttagctaGGATAAAATTTACTGTGTGAATTCGCTTAgatatttttttcgaaaatCATAAGCTGCAAGAGTCCgtatttcatctcaagttagcatgcgggTTTTTTTAATGATATTTCTTATATGTCTCCTTTTATATTTCCAAAAACAAATGAGCttaaaatacaatttaaaaacggatctgtatttctaaaagcgaacgaacttaaaaacctacTTAAACATGGATAACCTACCAAAATACTAGTAGAAACATCTTTaattatctttaatttttataatagtagatataGAGAAATCTCGCGATCGCGGTAACATAATTGTCGAGGCTGTGAGGACCAAagggaggagccgaggaggggTTTTGTCGAGCTTTGCTTGAAGGCCGCCAATGGCGAGCAGAAGGGGCATCCCCGAGCTCCCATGGGAGCTTCAAGACGCCATACTCGCGCGGCTGccgctccgcgacgccgcccgcTCCAGCGTCCTTTCCAGCAGCTGGGGCCGGTCCTGGCGCCACCTCGGCGAGCTCGACTTcgtctcgtcgccgccgccggcggcggcgtcgttgccggtggcggcggcgacggcggtggcgtgcgACAAGGCGGCGATCGACGCCATCCTGCTGCACCAGCACCCGGGCCCCGTGCAGCGCGTCCGCCTGAGGGtcaccgacgagctcctccccggCGTGCCCGCCTGGATGGCGTCCCTCTCCGAGAAGGGGATCCAGTCGCTGGACCTCACCGTGCGCGCCATgtaccggccgccgccgcaccccatGCACCGCTCCATCTTCGCCTGCCGCGCGCTCAGGCGCCTCTCCCTCGGCCGCTTCGCCCTGCCGGCCGCGCCGGAGCACTTCGCCGGGTTCCCGGCCCTCGCGACGCTCTCCCTCACCGGCACCGCGTTCCGCAATGCCCGCGACCTGGAGGCGCTCGTCGCTATGTCCCCGAGGCTGGAGGAGCTCAGGATGTGCTGCATCGCCGTGGACGTGGACTGCCGTGAAcatggcggcgacgggcgcCGCAAGGTGAGGATGGTGTCGTCCAGCCTCCGGTTCCTTCGGATCGACGGGATGGGGAACGTCGAGTTCGTGGGCGCGCGCTTGCCGCGCGTGTCGCAGGCAGACTTCGCGCAGGCCTCCTATCCAAGCGCCCCAAACCTTCTGTCCGCCATGGTTACCTCGCTTGAGACGCTCGACTATTACTATTATGCCTTGCCGTTATCGCCGGTATGTATGTACTTTTGTTCGAACACTATCTAAATCATCGTTAAAAGAatctcagaaaaaaaattgatagcaTTCATACCATTTAAATAATAAAACACATTGAGGAATTAAACAAAAGACAAACTCAGACGTGAATAGAATTTGTCTTTTTCGTTTATCAATGTGCAGATCGAATTTGGACATGATTTTTTTGGAGTTATAGATCTTGCTATACTCTATATTAACAattttttaaatacttttttttacaaCCATTTGCATTGATTTTGAGAGAAAAAATTACACGAGGAACACATCTCCTCGAGGGATCAGAAATCCTCCCCATTTTGTTTCACTTCAAATTTCGCCCGtatctacttcctccatttgaAAACAGAAGGGTATTCCTTTGTTTCTTACATTTACAAATTTTGACTAACaattaaactaaaaatataGTATATGTTTACTGTCATGCATATAATTATCATATTTGACAATATTTTCGTACTATATCAATTTTatacttacaaatataatattttcattAGTTTACATTTCAGTGCCTTGTCGGTTGCCCATATTatggcttattaggaaataaatgttaatttataggtaaaaattttatatatttgttcgtagCGACTTATTAGCCAATGCTAACAAGaaattatgttgaaaatattttaaaatcaaatttcAGCTTATTAGGCTAACCGATGGGGCTCTAAGAACTTATGGATATAGTATACTTTGTTGACATTACTCAATGTCATGTTTCAGACTAAATTATTGAAGGGACTACCATCTTCCTACAAAAATTTGAAGAGATTGAAAGTTCATCTAGACTTCAACCATGCTCCACCGATTCTGTCTACGCTTAACTTCCTAAGGACCGCTCCAAACCTGACTCAACTTGTGATTCAGGTAATTTCCATATTCCTCTTCTTTAATGTAGTTTTGGAAACTTCCtacttaatttatatataattccTCCGATTACATAATTCTTAATGTTTTGAACAACACCATGGTCTTAAAAGATATACATATCTATTATGAATGTATAAAAAGTTAATATCTAGTTTATTTAAAATACTTTTTAGAACTTGTATATACATTGTGTTCTAGTGGTTCAAACTTGATATTTTAGAAGTTATTAATTTAATCTTATCCGTGACgttaaaaatttgaaattatgaaACCGGAGAGAAAATCATGTATATTTTTGTATTCATGCTTTCGATTATTGTCAGGGATATGTCCTGCCTTTTTCTGAATAACATTTTTCATCTTTGTAGGACTTTACTGATGACTCATATGCACAATCTCCATACCCTTTGGCAGCGGAGCTATATGGAAATTTATGCCCCAGCCTTCTTTTTCTCCAAATGTCTTATGTCACTTCGCAGAACAACGAAATGGATTTCATTCGTCTGATCTTATCGAAAGCGAGAATGCTTCAGGTAATGGAGGTTAAAATGCGAAGAAACAGCAGAGGCATAGAAATCAAGGAAGAAATATGTGGATATGATAAAGTATCTCCGCGCGCTCAGATCCGTTTTAAAAATTAGTAACCATTCACCACTCTGCAGATATGGAGTATCATGTCCATGTAATTTTTAGGATCCTCGTTGAGTAGTTGTCATCAATAGCATCTCTAATAGTCCTCCGCCGTCCGGCGCTTCTTgtgacggtgcggcggcggcgccattccTCCGGTCcggtgagagggagagagcgcgCGCCGCAGAGAGCGCCTCGAGGGTTTGGAGGGAGCTCTGTACAGGCGGTTTCGCGGTAGTGCACTCTTTCCGCCGATGTTGTGGAAGCGTGCAGCTTGGGTGATAACTGGTTGGGGAGGGTGCAGTCACTACATATGCTATTATGTTGGGAAATTTGGTGCAAGAGAAACAGGCGGGTTTTTAAAGATATAGAGCTCCAAATCCCGCAGTTAGTGACAAAAATTCTAGACAAAATTCATGTATGGTCAGCGTGTGGTGCAAAAAAACTTGCGAGAATAGCGTCTTAGTTTCCTCCATGGAggtgtaatttttttcttttgtgttgtTTCTTCTCCTGTCACCGTTGGTGACCTCTGTAAAGTGCTTTTCTTCTAAATATAAAACCAGCTCGGCTGGCTTAGGTTTCAAAAAATAACTGGTAGGGGGAAGGAAAAAAGCGCGGGAAAGTGCACTCGCGTGGCGTCACGCGGGCACAatcatctctctcttctcttctcgatGAGGGTTAACAAGCGAAAGTACGGGCCACAAACGCATAAGTTTTCTGGCCCAAATTATCCCCCTTTCCAAagttatagatggccataaggcccgcccGGTACAGCCCGGCCTAAGCATGGGTTAGGCACGGCCCGAGGCAGTCGGGCCGTGCTGTTTGGAGGGATGTATGAAATGATAGTAGATGTATGAAATGCCGGCCCGAAAGTATGGGCGGCCCATCATATCTTCtttgaaataagtttattttccctcctccctctttgggctgtgacatatatatagctaaaataagtctattttatgtCCCTACTCTTTGGGCCGCGTCATATAATACGTCTATTTTGTAGACAAGCAGACAATTAATAAGAGGTATGTATGAAATAATAGTGGATTAATACTCTACCTGTGCATATAGGTGTTATATTTACACTTCTTTTTACTTGTCACAATATTTACAAATTCATGGTGCGGTGTTTATATTAGGATGGATATGTACACACACTAAATTGTTACATGAGATAGCTTTTCATTTGCTTGAGGGGCCATCCCATCGTTTGTTGCATACCATCTAAATAGtcaataaattttttaaaacaattaataaaatatatattaatataagacGTATATCGCTTCACAAGCATTGACATATAAGGTCAAATTTGACTAGTACAAGTTGTGATAAAAAGAAGCAAATCTGGACCCGAAGCAGGCTTATTTGAACACCAACCTATCCACCTACATGTACTACACAGAATAGTCTTCTTGCATGATCTCATACATGGGAtaatctccatctccatcgtcTTCATTGGAATCAACTATCGTTCCTTGCCGATGAAAAATTGGAGTCCTCGGCGCCCTAGGCAGCGTATCCAATGGCTGGCAGCCGTTATTCTCCTGAAGCTTGTTGACAACTCCGGCATGATTCAGCAAAGCCCAGACGATGGTCAAaagctcgccgccggtcgccagcTTGGAGGCGTGCACAGACGCTCGATCAGACGGCGCGATGTACAGCAACAGGTTTGCCCAGAAATGGGCGAGCACCTTCCACCTCTCCTCCGCATCCTTCTTTCGGTCCACAAGATTGAGCGCGAGCACCGCTCCCTCGTACAGCAGAGGGCATCCTGCTTCTTGCTCCTTCCAACCATCGCGACCCAGCTTCATCAACTTGTCATACTTGTCACTGGTTGTCCTGCATTCTGCGAGGTATGCGTGTGCATCCTTTAGCACACGGCAAGACAGTAGCTGGCTTGTGTAAGTCCCATCTGGTATGAGATCCGGTGCGAAAGCTACGAGGTAGGAGCAGTATCCCGAGAGCACTGTGGCT is from Oryza sativa Japonica Group chromosome 9, ASM3414082v1 and encodes:
- the LOC112936349 gene encoding F-box/FBD/LRR-repeat protein At1g13570 — its product is MASRRGIPELPWELQDAILARLPLRDAARSSVLSSSWGRSWRHLGELDFVSSPPPAAASLPVAAATAVACDKAAIDAILLHQHPGPVQRVRLRVTDELLPGVPAWMASLSEKGIQSLDLTVRAMYRPPPHPMHRSIFACRALRRLSLGRFALPAAPEHFAGFPALATLSLTGTAFRNARDLEALVAMSPRLEELRMCCIAVDVDCREHGGDGRRKVRMVSSSLRFLRIDGMGNVEFVGARLPRVSQADFAQASYPSAPNLLSAMVTSLETLDYYYYALPLSPTKLLKGLPSSYKNLKRLKVHLDFNHAPPILSTLNFLRTAPNLTQLVIQDFTDDSYAQSPYPLAAELYGNLCPSLLFLQMSYVTSQNNEMDFIRLILSKARMLQDPR